The following are encoded in a window of Amaranthus tricolor cultivar Red isolate AtriRed21 chromosome 2, ASM2621246v1, whole genome shotgun sequence genomic DNA:
- the LOC130805870 gene encoding expansin-like A3, whose protein sequence is MAVYLCFLFFFLLFSSVNAACNQCVQAKATFFRNSEALSYGACGYGPIALNLNAGHVAAALPSIYKDGEGCGSCFQIRCNKTGVCKGTGTTFVVTDSQTDDQNITTDFVLSNRAFRAMALPGMDKQLLHLGIADVEYKRVPCVYKHQNLAIRVEEFSKPPNYLAIKVLYQGGQTSILGGDVARDDESVWAFLSRKYGAVWDTDSAPTGNLTFRFIINSGFNPRYFYTNQGVLPANWKAGVIYNSTVQITDVALDVCGRNCKPWK, encoded by the exons ATGGCTGTTTATCTatgcttcttgttcttcttccttCTGTTTTCATCTGTTAATGCTGCTTGTAATCAATGTGTCCAAGCTAAAGCTACGTTCTTTCGCAACTCTGAAGCTCTTTCAT ATGGAGCATGTGGGTATGGTCCTATAGCTCTAAACTTGAATGCTGGACATGTTGCTGCCGCTCTTCCTTCTATTTACAAAGATGGTGAAGGTTGTGGTTCTTGCTTTCAG ATAAGATGCAATAAAACTGGTGTTTGCAAAGGAACAGGAACGACTTTTGTAGTGACTGATAGCCAAACTGATGATCAGAACATCACCACAGATTTTGTGCTAAGTAATAGAGCTTTTAGAGCCATGGCCTTACCTGGCATGGACAAACAACTCTTACACCTTGGCATTGCCGACGTCGAATATAAAAG GGTACCCTGTGTTTACAAACATCAAAACTTGGCTATTCGAGTGGAAGAATTCAGCAAACCTCCAAACTATTTAGCCATCAAAGTCCTCTACCAAGGTGGCCAAACTTCCATCTTGGGAGGTGATGTAGCTAGG GATGATGAAAGCGTGTGGGCTTTCTTAAGCCGAAAGTATGGTGCAGTTTGGGACACAGACAGTGCTCCAACCGGGAATCTGACGTTCAGGTTCATCATAAACTCAGGCTTTAATCCTCGATACTTCTACACCAATCAAGGAGTGTTGCCTGCAAATTGGAAGGCTGGTGTCATATATAACTCCACTGTACAGATCACTGACGTCGCTTTGGATGTGTGTGGTCGTAACTGTAAACCATGGAAATAG